The genomic window GTCCGCTCAGTCCTTGGGGTCCTGATGGGCCTTCTTTCCCCCTAGGTCCAATAGGACCTGGATGTCCTGGAATGCCTTCACCTGCAACGCCTGGCAGACCAGGAGGACCGAACTCTCCTTTTGGTCCTTGAATTCCAGGTGATCCAATTGGGCCTGCTACACCGTCCATACCAGGGATTCCTTTAGGACCTTGAGGTCCCATTTCTCCAGGATATCCACCTTCACCTTTGGGGCCAGGAAGTCCTGAAGGACCTGGTAGGCCCGGAAGGCCTTTATGTCCATTTTCCCCTTTGGCACCACTTGGTCCTTGTGGACCTCTCAGCCCTGGACTTCCACGTTCTCCAGGTAAGCCATCAGTACCGGGTAATCCAGGCGTACCGGCGTCACCCCGGATCCCATCAATCCCCTTAGGTCCTCCCTCACCACATTCTCCTTTTGGACCCGGTAAACCTACCATCCCTGATGGCCCCTTGGGTCCTGGAGGGCCTGGTTGACCACTTGGCCCAACAGGTCCGGTCATACCAGGTAATCCTGCATGGCCTTTATCTCCGATTGGTCCTGGGAGTCCAGGTGGGCCATTCATACCTTTTTCACCCTTTGGTCCTTGGAGGCCTGGTTTACCAAAGCCAGGCAGTCCTGGCTTCCCTGGCAAGCCAGGTGGTCCTGGATGACCTTTCCCGCCCTGCATGCCGGGCTGTCCTGGTAGACCATTTTGACCTGGTTTTCCTTGCCCTGGTAGACCAGGTGGGCCCGGTGGTCCTCCTTCACCCGGTGGCCCAGTCAGTCCTTTCAGTCCTGGATGCCCCTTTTCTCCCGGAGGTCCTTGTGGacctggcatcccattcaaaccTGGTTTTCCAAAACCAGGTAGTCCTCTTGGTCCAGCAGGGCCTTGGGGTCCTGGTAGACCTTTATGACCTGGTTGCCCTGGCTGCCCCATACCTTTGTCGCCTTTTGGTCCTTGTAATCCAGGAAGTCCTGGTAGTCCTTTGTGCCCTGGCTCTCCTTTCATCCCTGGTTGCCCTGGCAGTCCCTGGCCTCCTGGTTTTCCTATTCCAGGCAGCCCAGGTGGTCCTGGTGGACCCTGACGTCCAGGTTGTCCCGACTGACCCGGTTCACCTCTAGGGCCCATTTCTCCTTGCGGTCCAAGCTGACCGAGTCCTCCCGGTCTGCCTGGTTGTCCTGGCAACCCTGGTTTACCCATCCCAGGTACTCCTGGTTGACCAGGTGGTCCAGGTAGCCCTGGTGGTCCTGGTTGGCCATTACCTGGAGGTCCAGGTGGACCGATAGGTCCTTCTGGCCCAGGTGGCCCAACTGGACCTGGTTGTCCTTGGGGAATCCCCTCAGCACCACTTGGGATTGTCTGACCTGTGATCAATGCACACATACAGTACATAATATTAAATTGTGCATGATTGGGATAATGTTTCTCAGGAGGACCACAACTTCCATTGATGTGGCTTTTATGTCAATTGGTGTTAAAAAAAGTTCCTCACCTTTGTCTTGTCCACCATAATAGCCACCGCCTTTGCGAGCCTTTTCTTTGCCCTTCGTCATGGGCACCTGGGGGAGTTCCTTCCTGTACTGGGGATAGTGCATATAGGGCGCATCTTTGCCGATGTACTGTTGCTGGGGGTAGCCTTCATTGCCCATGCCCATGTGTTGGAGGTGTTGCATTTGCATCTGCTGCTGGTATGCTTGAGGGTGTTGATTGTGTCCGTAGTACTTCCCATCAGTAACATATGTAAGTACTACAAGTTGCAGCAGGGTCAGGAGAAATGGGGGCCGAAGGGGCGGCATGGCCAAGGCCTGTGTTGGAAGGAGAGAATATGACTTGCACAAGGATGGACAGCAGCTCCGATTGGTCAAAACTATATGACTTGGTATTTTGTTGCATCAAGAAATATATTCTCATATGCTGTTAATAAGATACTTTTCTAAAGAAACGATACATAGTTTGTAGTGTGTACAGCTGGCTACAGTCttctatataaaaatatattttaggattttttttcatttgattttagCTGCACTGAAAAGAAAGTAAGagttttgattgattttttgtCATGAGGAAAATGTAGGTAATGTTTTTTTGTAATGTTAAGTGAATGCATCTGTGATAATCAAAGATAATAAAATTGTAATACTTTGAGAAAAATCCTGAAACTCTCCACATCGGCAATTATATCACATTTATTTCTgtgatatatttattataattgcagttttttttccagaatattCCAACTATGCTGTATTGACATTACTCTCAATTCATGTAAAATAATATTAgtatataatatattaatataaattaatattaatGCTATATTGTATTAATATAGTCAATATATTGATATTCATTAATACTTAAAAAATTTGTTCTACTATTAGTTGAAAGTTGTAAAACTTTGCTCTGGTATTTCAACTTCATTCTAGCCATATCACAAAGATTTTCCACCGAATATACCAACATTAATATTCTGGAATGTtccaattttgttttatttattttttctcatgacATTATGACTTTTTCTTGTAAAATTACAAACGTTCTAGCGGCATTTTGGCTTTTTTCTTGCGACACTCCTCtaaatctttttgaaaaattGCTTTTTGAGTGTAACTGTCAAGTGCATTGGTTGTTGGGCTGTGACAAGGCTGACAAACATCTACATAACAACACAAGTAAGAGTGGCTCACTGAATCATAGCCAAAATAATGTTGATATAAATTTTCCTCATCATGGTGCAAACATGTTGGCCAGGAGCCAAAACAAGAGTGTGCCTCCTAGCAGCTGGCTTTATGCCTAAACATGAAACATATCCCTACATTTTCTAGACCATGATGTAACCCACATGATTTTTACTGTGTAGTGGCGCTGTCCATAAATAAAAGTCCTTATTGTATGAATAATGTAGTTTTGTCATTCCTTGCATCACCGATTTCCATCCTGTCATCAAAGTTCAGCCTCATTCCCATTGGTGCTTTACTCAAGACATGTCGGCTGTTGTTTTCGGAATTCCCAGCCACATCCTGACACCGTCCGCGCCACTGATCCGTTTTTCCTTCGGATCTCTGACCTTTTCTCAGCCGACTGGTAATTTTGACAGGACTGTGTCACTGTCTACCCCGATGAGAGATAGTCTTTGAAACGGAATGGATCTTGTTGTCATGACAACACAAGCCAGACATGCCAAAGAGAGGAATGTGAGTGATTTGAGTGATTTTTCTCTCTACTGAAAAGGATTGTCTCAATTTTGTTATCATTTGCGTTACACTACTAGATTTACTGTATTGacgatttttggaaaaaaacaaaacttacttttttttccagtgtgtGAATCACAGATCAGAAAATCGTTCAAAGATTTCTCGAGACGAGTGTGCCAGGGCATTTGATTGACAACTGATCTAGTTCTCCACCACAGTAGTAAACATTGTTGAATGAAAACCTCTCCAGTGTCTGAGTATTAATAAATGCATGAATACACGTCATTGTGCTGCTGTCGAATGTCATGTTtgaatatttgtgtttttttatatttgccCTCAAGCATAAACAGTTCCGTCAcacataataatatttttttctggtACGGTGTCAAGAAAAGAGGAAATATTTAACTTATGTTTTGCTAATAAAGCAATGAAGGAAATCCTGCGTCAACCATATAAAACAGAACTAACGTCATCATTTTCCTCAATATTGACCAGGGGCAAGCCTTTAAATGTTACAGAAATATTTAGAAACACCTTTGAACATTTATGACCTGTAGCAAGGGTGTCCCCCTTATTGATACATGATGTAAGTAAGTGTGTGAATAGATGTTTTTAAAAGGATGGAAATACTGTGACAAGGACACAACCAGTGCCTGTTCACTTGTCACGGTTGTCACGGTAACCAAGGAGCGGTGGAAACACCCTGTTACTCTACCTGTCGCGTAATCCCCCCCCCCAGTGAAAATAGGTGTTGCCTCCCAAGCGACTCATTTATTCACTCGCCGTGAAAATTAACCAGCAATTTCCAACGCTTTAATTTGTTATTTGAGGAAACGACAGCGGCGGCATGTGAAGCGTGAATAGAAAGAAGTTTGTTATTCACTCCAAAGTGCCACTGTGTCATCGCACAATAGTCGCCCATTCAGGGGGCAGACGTGAGGTCACGTGCATGTAACGAAGTCGTGAGTGCAGCATGGCGTGAGAAGTCGGGGAGTATTTTATGACTCTTATGCTTGTGCCAACTCATTTTGCAAATCAACAAATAGTAGGACTCTGTTTTTAATCAATTAGTTTCattcatttaattaaaaaagtgGATTAAGTCACCACTGAAATCACAGATACTAAATGCATAGCTCGCCATAATAGCTGTATATCGGTGACCAACTGGGGGCGCGTGGGCCGAATACGGCCCGCCGAACCATCCAATCCGACCTGCGCTTGAATTCCATGATTATTTATTTGGAAAGCCGGACTCATAAAGGCTAAAGATGCTTACAGTTTTGTAATGAATGAGaaaatacatataaataataaacatcaAATAAGGTGGCTGTCCCATAAAATTCTGACAAATATAATTGATGATTAGATACTAAGTATACTACAGTGTGAGTACAGTAGGTAGGGTAGGAAGGTAGGTATGTTAGGtaggtaccgtaattttcggactataagccgcaccggactataagccgcaccagtgattccgggttcaaaatctacgaaaaaagccgcggcttatagtccgaaatttacggtagttCAGATAGAAAATAGGTAATAGGTTAGGTAGGAATATAAGTAGGTAGATGGGAACAAATGTGTCTAAGCACATAAGAACTTAAAACAAGTAGGTAATGGATGCCAAGCATAGGTGGGGATATTCCGCCTTCCTCAATAAGCCGCCATATGCAGCCAATTTCTTTCTATTCTAATCGTAAAATGGTACAATAATTCATATTGAAACAGTAGTATTAATATTAGCATTAAGGATATTTCAACATGTGCTGCCTACATGTTCATGTAAAAACATGTCCCAGACACTCTTAAAAATAAACACCCCCCCCCAAGTTGTCAGCTGTGTTTAATACTTGTGTGAATGGTGCGTGAGTGTGTCTGCTGCTGTTTGCCACACTGCTTCCAGATGACCATCTTTTCCCGACATGTCACACAAGCAAGGTGTATTAAATGGACTCATTACATCGAATTCCGTTTCTTTACTCTGAGTCAGCTTCCACGGAAGATGCTAGATGTTTACCCGAGCGACTAACAACAGGATGCCATTTACGTAAGTGAAGAAGCCGTGCAAGAGGCTTTCTCATTGGTTGGTCAAAAGTGATGATGGTATCTAAGTATTAAATTATATCGCATATGGTAATTGAAACGCAGAACCAGGTGATTTTTTCCAACTAACCAGTATTAGACAAAAGCAGCAACATTTTGCTAGTAGAATACGAAGTTTCGCTCTGACCAATTAAATCCAGGAACTTAAAACATGTCCGTCTGCTCAGTATAATGCAATTTATTCAAAACCAAATTTTACCAGACACTAATGAACTAATGAAACTTGCATGTAGCAGATAGTGGCTAGCATGCTAACAACAGATATTTTCTGACTATTCTGACATCATCCTTTTCTTTTACACACTTAATTGCTTTTAAGTACAGCTATTAAGAATGTTAAAATGTAACTAACGATTTGAAGACGGTATTAGTTTAAAATGTCACACTTTAACATCTCATGCGTCCAATAAACGTATTTccgtcacacacatacacacatttacacgcgtgtatacacacacacacagcgccaCAGCTGTGCAGCAGCTAAATGACCCAAAGTATTTACCTCTGCCTTTCTCCTTTACACAACCATAATAACTCTTGAGGCCCCTTTGTCCTTTTGTCTACTGGAGCCCTGCACTATTTTGGAGAATAATGTCTGCACTGTTTGtatatacacacagacacacacacacacacatgcacacacacttacactgcATTCAAAATGCTTCCTATTGCACACTGGGGTCAGCTATGTTAAGGGTGACAAGTGTTCATTCTGCCTGAATTCGAAGGGATTGAGGGGAGCTGTTTTGATTCGCTGAGAATCATGTCGGCtatgttcactcccacaacgatGCATACGCCCATATCTACCTGGACATGTCTACGAAAATGCCAAAGAAAAGAAATGTGCACTAGACTTGTGCTGGGCATGAAAATAGGACCCATAGTTTTGTGTTTCAGGGATACACATGTTCTCGATGGTCTAAACATCCTTTGTGTTATGATTTATTCCTTATTGATGGATgtgaacttgttttttttttggaacaacatttggattttttttggaaTCTGAGTTCAAATTATTTGATGCCAGAAGTATCTCCGCGCAGATGACCCttgtataataataacaatatgcCCTATTACCAATTACACCAGGAACCTCCGACAATTCTGCTATCTCCGTTTTTCAATGAAATCATTATAAGTGCCTAATATTGTACCGTGGGTACACTATGGTACATTCCAGTGGGTGTATCAAAGTAGCGTGCCGGTGAGCGCACAGCAAAGCAATTGAGGAAGTGTTTGCTCGGCACTCTCTTCTCACCAAACTGCGTGCTCTTGCCCCCATGGCGTACATGTGACAGTTTGGCTTCAGCTTCCTGCACGCTCACTAAACATTTCAATGCATATTTGCTTTCCATTCACTCGTACACACATGTGGTGCACACAGCACATTTGCACAGTGGACTCATTTTTAGAGGGACGCCATGGAACATAATGATGCGCAATAGTGGTGCTAAATGCTAACTGGAGTTCATCGTAAGCAAAGGAACCGTATTTGGTAAGCTAAACTGGGGGTAGAACGGATGGCAAACACTTTAAAGGCAAATTCTCCCAGCCAATCAGATAATCATGAAAAAgcgatccatccatttatcaatTTATTTGATATGGTGCTTGTCCTTATTAGGGTCATGGGTGAGCCTGtcacagctgactttgggtgagaggAAGGTCACACCCTAAACAGGTCGCCAGACACTCACAGTAAGATAATAAATTAACGTTAATGCACCATCGTTATGAaacatattgatttttttttgccctccacTTATTTTTCAAAGATGtgtcaaaaataaattaaattatgcAAGAAATAAGCCAACGATcactatttttattatttgattaTCCATTCAGTGCttcttttactatttttatctcAATCTTTTTCTAATAAAATTCAGCTTATCTAAACCTTGAAATGTTTAAGTGATGTCATATCATGGGCAGTAACTCAAACTAttaataatttatttagaaTCTGAACTTTTGTTTGGTAAtagcttgtttttatttttttgaccaCCAACAAGAAATGTTACTATATATTGAAAATAGTAAAATTGTGAGATCTGTGCCTCTGCTTTTAAtcaaaacaaggaaaaaaaaaacatttttattctttttattattcttaACCACAACACAAAGACAAATATTTAGTTTTTTGAAGGATTATGTAAAAATCATAAAGTTATGTATATTTTATCCTTTATATTTGGGATAATAgtacaaaaaataatttaaagaaataaaaactggTTAAATACGTGCAATTCATTAATTCATTAGAAACAGTAGATGCGGAGTAACTGACAAGActatataatatttttaatgTATCTTTgggaatataaatattatagatATTATAGTAAATGAAATATAAGATGTTAAATTTAATAAAACTTTgaaagattgaaaaaaaaagtagatcaTTGAATTGCTCAGGGATCAATTTCAGACCCACAAAATCTTATGCATTCATGTgcaattataattatataatattaAAACTAAATTCTAAATTTAAACAATTATAATCTAATTGAATTAGACTAGCAATTAAATCCTAATTCCAAAATGCAAGTGTGTACACTGCAAAAGCATGGCATAGCTTACCTTTGGGGGTCAGATGCAAAGTTGAAATAATCACCACAGGGGGActcagaaagagagagagggagttAAAAAGCAGCAATATCGGAATTGACGAGCAATCCTCTGGCACAACAGATGCCCACCTTTGTGGACACATCTTATATGCGCTGCAGGGTGGGGCCACACGGGGTGGGCGGCCCAGCCAGAGCCTGCTTGGAAGAACAGGAGGGAGGGTTAGGAGgctaccaaaaaaataaaatattccacATAGTGGCACAAAAACATATTTGTCAGCTGAGTGCCCACAAAGACAATAAAGACTCATTTTGGCGCCCGCTTTTGGTGATCTAATGCACTGAATGCATTAAAAGGACCCACAGTGGTGGCATTGTTAGaccttcacctgttctggcataCACTGAGGGAAAAGCAAAACAGACGACAACCAAGCGTGTGTCCCGACGTAGTGTATGTATAGTCTGAGGAGTTGAGGAATTAAGTCAAATTAAAGAATCCGACGTCGTGATGTGACGTGATATGTTATTGCAattaagacacaaaaaaaataaaaaagtcataAAGCACTGGTTGCTGTTCTTAACAAGAAGTAATGCTATGAGTACTGTATAAGTGTAAgaatattaatttaaaaatatgaatacaGTGCTGCCTCAAGGTTGTTTCATTTAGGAAAACAAGCAtgttctagaaaaaaaaaaaggctgaaaaGCAGACGTCAGTTCAGACAGCATCAATGTATTAAAATAGGGTGCAGATGTTTTGCTTTTTCAGAATTTTTTGGGATTAAATTTAACTTTTTGTTTGGCTTTATCATTGATTATTTTCATGATTTCATTAGGCGttccgttttttttcatacttgaaGACATGGCATAAGTTTCACTCAACTAAACTGTAACCTTGTTTAGAGTGACAACTTCATTAATGGCATTTTAATATTGAGTGTTTTTCTAACACGCATGCGTCATGACTCATTCTGAACACTAGGGGGCACCATGTAAAAGGAGTACATACAGTAGATATGAAGAAGTAAGagccatacatacatacaaataaATCCTGCTTCTTGAGAATATCACAAGTTATCTATAGTTCTTTATCTGTTAATTGACTAATTGGTTTTTATACCAATCTGTTATTTTAACATTTGAAAGATGTTTGACTCAAAATATCTGTTTATCTCCAATTTTCAAATTTAAGTTAAATATCTATGTTGAATATCTCTTCGTCATTGAGAGTATGTCCGTCATCAGGGGAAAAACAACATGGTCGCCGCCACACCTGTCAAAGTAAAAGTGTGAAGAACGTTGTCGACGGCAGCGTCACTAAAAATAAATctcagagcgtctttgtgtcgaCAGACGCTTTTTTCCAGTGTGCTTTTCTTGTTTTCCTTGACCCAAACCTGTCACCGGCCCCGGCCACCCACCATCGCTATCAATCGTGTACTATTGACAACACGGTTCTGAGGACCTCCCTCATCATGTCATTTATTGAACTCCCATGAAACCAGCTAAGTTAAAATAGAAGTGAGTGTGTGCGGTTTTAAAGTGGCACACCGGTGCAAAAGGGTGGATGTCCTGTTCCGTCTGCAACAGCCAAGTGTCATGTTAGTCAGTTTACTGCTTTTAGCCAAGCACTTTGCACCGTCAGCCTTTTGTTAGCGCCATCGCATCGCACCATTTGCGACGCATCACTCATCTGGTCCCCACAACatgtcaatgtgtgtgtttttgtgtgaattATTTTCTTTCTAGCGAATGATATGACAGGTTTAGCCCGCCAAGGCGTATAGGCAGTGTCACTTGGACATCTCGACTTTCAGCTATGGGTGTGTCTACTCAATACGCTGAAAACATTTGTTGTCCAAAAGGCAGCGTGACCATTGGAATTCCTCCCATCCGCCGTCTATGCAAACATGTGGTGTGGTATCGTGTCATTAAGAGAGCAATTTGCACACAACGCGCTATTTATCACATTCTATCTGTTGCTCCTGGTCACCAAGTTTCACACACTATTTTCCGTGACCTCGACTATTCAAGCTTAAACGCGTTGTATAAGGGTACCAACAACTGTACATTTGCATTTTACAGTCATGACTACAACAACTGCGCTATCGTCATAGCAACAAATCCCTAATTGAAAACACGTTTCTATTTTCAGATGACTTTACGACATCGGAGTTTGTCCCACGCTTCCGCATTCCTCGCTTGGACCCCGGTTCGCAGTGAGGCAATCTTGGAATTTGCAGTGCAAACGGGAGTAAACACGACAAGGTGGCCTGCAGGGACAAAGCACTTTGGAATTTCACTCAAGGAGGAAAAGTCGCCTCAATTGCATGCAAATTCTTTAGAATCGACATAAAtagtcaaaatattttgtttttgtacttgTCTGCACTGGTCACTCCCCAATAAGAATACAAACAAATGTCGGGCTCCTAAAAAGCGTagatttattttattgcatAGATCAGTGCAATTCAATTGGCGGCCCACGGaacatgaattattttaattaatttattttttggcaCAGCGCAACACCTTACAAGGAAATCAGCATTATCCCTTCATTGCCTTTCAacaagtgcgtgtgtgtgtgtgtgtgatcagcTTGGTACTATTTAGACTTTTATTATTCTGAACTTTTACCCTGCCAGGCCGCAACAGTGGCCTTCCCTCTACGACCCCGGGTCACTCTGAACCGACCTACAGGAACAATGGACGTCACTAAACGGAAGAAGATGCCAAAGCTTCAACAGGGATCACCGAGATCATCTTTCCggaactggtcaccagccaatcaaaGAACAGCTAAGTTAACAAACATGCTTTTACACCTGCAAACAATTTATAGTCTCCAAAGAAAGCCAAACACCGGATTTGAACTCAGAACCTCTGGACTGTGCAGCAAACGTGCTAACAAGTCATCCACCATGTCACAAATTCAACAAACATCATCACGCATGACGTGTGCCGAGGGAGGCCCCGATTCAACAAGTGTATAGTCTGTGAGGTAAGAAGAATCACATTCAAAGTTACCAAAAATACTTTACACACCCTTattcaaaaatctttttttgttatttttaaaaaaatgaaaccacTATATTTAATGAACTAATGAAGTTATTTCTAAAAATCCCCATGGCTGGACTTG from Syngnathus scovelli strain Florida chromosome 8, RoL_Ssco_1.2, whole genome shotgun sequence includes these protein-coding regions:
- the col8a1a gene encoding collagen, type VIII, alpha 1a; amino-acid sequence: MPPLRPPFLLTLLQLVVLTYVTDGKYYGHNQHPQAYQQQMQMQHLQHMGMGNEGYPQQQYIGKDAPYMHYPQYRKELPQVPMTKGKEKARKGGGYYGGQDKGQTIPSGAEGIPQGQPGPVGPPGPEGPIGPPGPPGNGQPGPPGLPGPPGQPGVPGMGKPGLPGQPGRPGGLGQLGPQGEMGPRGEPGQSGQPGRQGPPGPPGLPGIGKPGGQGLPGQPGMKGEPGHKGLPGLPGLQGPKGDKGMGQPGQPGHKGLPGPQGPAGPRGLPGFGKPGLNGMPGPQGPPGEKGHPGLKGLTGPPGEGGPPGPPGLPGQGKPGQNGLPGQPGMQGGKGHPGPPGLPGKPGLPGFGKPGLQGPKGEKGMNGPPGLPGPIGDKGHAGLPGMTGPVGPSGQPGPPGPKGPSGMVGLPGPKGECGEGGPKGIDGIRGDAGTPGLPGTDGLPGERGSPGLRGPQGPSGAKGENGHKGLPGLPGPSGLPGPKGEGGYPGEMGPQGPKGIPGMDGVAGPIGSPGIQGPKGEFGPPGLPGVAGEGIPGHPGPIGPRGKEGPSGPQGLSGPPGPPGPPGLPGEPGMSPDLAGVLSQMGPGLDGEKAGGYGKKGKYGGNGAEMGVSGLEMPAFTAITSTPFPPVGTPVVFEKPLYNGRQNFNPETGIFTCELPGIYYFAYHINCKGANVWVALMRNNEPVMYTYDEYKKGYLDQASGSAVLPLQPGDTVHIQLPSDQAAGLYAGEYVHSSFSGFLLYPL